The proteins below are encoded in one region of Rhizophagus irregularis chromosome 13, complete sequence:
- a CDS encoding uncharacterized protein (SECRETED:cutsite_VFS-YE; SECRETED:prob_0.8804); SECRETED:SignalP(1-22): MKKSLYLTLIFVLYISCSSVFSYEIIKTSKDVTNMELILDVRTYDDGTYMLYGWDKILFVFPNDSSAEIDREKYLRNGYNNIRTYPLTKNYFLYLYGKDFDQYGDIIDWNGNIILNNIFFGPTNRDDNNDIDIKGIEIEKPSFLIALGVPEGDYFYWKRFEFKNDITSFLEVVNSSIIIDKDYMISQVKIFNTIDGRQAIVYSTTLRNGSTSYSDAPVFYEKATAQISILTFKEDLIQTFEPVILFEINTMLGVILKVDECQASFNAQNNVCFIRILHANGTLYKSILFSTAGSVIKIENLKNFGSENSNIIVSDESTLIPFLYGGYILVNSINNINVGYIYDENGNNIRELDIPEIYKNSGNIYRSGVLSINNTAWMLLDNSSIGWSLATFETPQELNKAQFQNPLITSLIPSLNQQINKNEILNVKITFSIKVIKSTGKITIYELKNDNQPIFNIRQTYPVMSDLCELQDGGNALSCQILQSTFNRPNSNYMIVVDNGFVRSFSIEEPLSGINKGFWKVTTNQLTEPNKIAESTTGTLQLTTFGTSYYNNFSSSAEKDDFKNALQNQLCDSIPINQSRFRMSGKLLPDTRKKDQLLIEFKILSTQDKYEPNVESIINDLNTIIKNKEIVLPLNLSNLIDQEYGFVQASNIWEENKFILLGLGIALLIFCLIYLWARRRNSEGNNFALIQAVMIWFDLTMDILFIVKNGHDVEKLYIPSVIVLAVSIIFNVISAFKLFTYELKNNEKFLEWFIGNAKLASIFTILSSADVGALSILNSRFGGFELFNSSLSLKTQKKIFYGTTANLFIEDIPQLTIQILYRMNVITYSTIPLLSLITSSILVASDVLSRTYNLISGLYFIHKKKEPKDSNESDLPEVLID, encoded by the exons atgaaaaaatcattatactTGACTCTAATTTTCGTATTATACATTTCATGTTCGAGTGTCTTCtcttatgaaataattaaaacatcCAAGGATGTAACAAATATGGAACTAATATTAGATGTTAGGACATATGATGACGGAACTTATATGCTTTACGGATGggacaaaatattatttgtttttccaAATGATTCATCTGCTGAGATTGATCGTGAAAAATATCTCCGAAACGGGTACAACAATATTAGAACATACCCATTAACAAAAaactattttctttatttgtatgGGAAAGATTTCGATCAATATGGAGATATTATAGATTGGAAtggtaatattattttaaa taatatattttttggacCTACAAATCgggatgataataatgatattgatatcaAAGGAATTGAAATAGAAAAGCCAAGTTTTTTAATTGCACTGGGCGTTCCCGAAggtgattatttttattggaaaaGATTTGAATTCAAAAATGACATCACCAGTTTCTTAGAGGTGGTGAACAGTTCCATCATAATAGATAAAGACTACATGATAAgtcaagttaaaatttttaatactattgACGGACGCCAAGCTATTGTATATTCAACCACTTTAAGAAATGGTAGTACTAGCTATTCTGATGCACCAGTTTTTTACGAAAAAGCCACTGCGCAGATTTCCATATTAACATTTAAGGAAGATTTGATACAAACTTTTGAACCAGTAATTTTGTTCGAAATCAATACTATGCTCGGCGTTATTTTAAAAGTAGATGAATGTCAAGCCAGTTTTAATGCTCAAAATAATGTttgttttattagaattttgcATGCAAATGGGACTTTATATAAATCGATACTTTTTTCAACTGCTGGTTCAGTAATTAAAATCGAAAACTTGAAAAATTTTGGCAgtgaaaattcaaatataatagTTAGTGATGAGAGCACATTGATACCTTTTTTATATGGAGGATACATTCTAgttaatagtataaataacATCAATGTTGGCTATATTTATGATGAGAATGGGAATAATATTAGGGAATTGGATATacctgaaatttataaaaattcggGTAATATATATAGAAGTGGTgtactttcaattaataatacgGCTTGGATGTTGCTTGATAATAGTAGTATTGGTTGGTCACTTGCAACATTTGAGACGCCTCAAGAACTTAACAAAG CCCAATTTCAAAACCCGTTAATCACATCACTTATACCATCGTTGAatcaacaaattaataaaaatgaaatattgaatgtaaaaataacattttccattaaagtaataaaatcaaCTGGAAAAATCACGATTTATgagttaaaaaatgataaccaacccatatttaatattagacAAACTTATCCAGTGATGTCGGATCTTTGCGAACTACAAGACGGTGGTAATGCTTTATCTTGTCAAATCCTACAAAGTACATTCAATAGACCAAATAGTAATTATATGATTGTTGTTGATAATGGATTTGTTAGATCTTTCTCTATTGAAGAACCATTATCCGGAATTAATAAAGGATTTTGGAAGGTGACTACTAACCAat TAACCGAACCAAATAAAATAGCAG AGTCTACAACGGGAACATTACAACTTACAACATTTGGAACAAgttattataacaatttttcttCATCAGCCGAAAAAGACGATTTTAAGAACGCATTACAAAATCAGCTATGTGATAGCATTCCAATCAACCAATCAAGATTTCGAATGTCGGGAAAATTGCTACCTGATACGCGAAAAAAGGACCAACTTTtgattgaatttaaaattttatcaactcAAGATAAATATGAACCAAATGTTGAGAGTAtcataaatgatttaaatacaattataaaaaataaagaaatcgTATTGCCTTTAAATCTTTCTAATCTTATTGATCAAGAATATGGGTTTGTTCAAGCAT caaaTATATgggaagaaaataaatttatattattgggTTTAGGCATAGCACTGcttattttttgtttgatttatttatggGCTAGAAGAAGAAATTCGGAG GGTAACAATTTTGCATTAATTCAGGCTGTAATGATTTGGTTTGATTTAACGATGGATATTCTATTTATTGTCAAGAATGGTCATGATGTAGAAAAATTATACATCCCAAG TGTAATTGTTTTAGCAGTATCAATCATTTTCAACGTAATTTcagcatttaaattatttacatacgAATTAAAAAACAATGAGAAATTTTTAGAATGGTTTATAGGGAACGCTAAATTAGCAtcaattttcacaattttatcATCTGCCGATGTAGGTGCCTTGAGTATATTGAACTCAAGGTTCGGTGGATtcgaattatttaattcatcattatcattaaaaactcaaaaaaagatattttacgGTACGACtgctaatttatttattgaggACATACCACAGTTAACAATTCAG attctatacAGAATGAACGTAATTACCTATAGTACAATTCCGCTTTTAAGCTTAATTACAAGCTCTATATTGGTTGCAAGTGACGTATTATCAAGAACTTACAATCTCATTTCTGggttatattttatacataaaaagaaGGAACCAAAAGATAGCAATGAATCTGATTTACCTGAGGTGTTAATCGATTAA
- a CDS encoding uncharacterized protein (antiSMASH:Cluster_2), which yields MSDMSDELLSLRHERALELLQKPEIKEFFEDRNKRFINITALKEWEEAGEPFEILASLEYMKREAHKIGVSSGSFSNVTGTGGCNSANGRLEVCLRFIPTITRRPGRCARLILPPVTDLPYTRTINIVIKILN from the exons ATGTCAGATATGTCAGATGAACTGTTGTCTTTACGACACGAAAGAGCTTTGGAATTATTACAAAAGCCAGAAATTAAGGAGTTTTTTGAGGAcagaaataaaagatttattaatataaccGCATTGAAAGAGTGGGAAGAAGCGGGAGAACCGTTTGAAATATTAG catCTTTAGAATATATGAAAAGAGAAGCTCATAAAATTGGCGTTAGCTCCGGATCGTTTAGTAATGTTACTG gAACCGGCGGATGTAACTCTGCCAATGGAAGATTGGAAGTATGTCTAAGATTTATCCCAACAATCACCAGAAGACCGGGAAGGTGCGCTCGTCTCATACTCCCGCCAGTGACCGACCTACCATATACAAGAACAATAAATAtcgtaataaaaattctaaactAA